A window of Ictidomys tridecemlineatus isolate mIctTri1 chromosome 1, mIctTri1.hap1, whole genome shotgun sequence contains these coding sequences:
- the Kif11 gene encoding kinesin-like protein KIF11, translated as MASQINSSAKKKEEKGRNIQVVVRCRPFNLAERKVNAHSVVECDHVRKEVSVRTGGLADKSSRKTYTFDMVFGASTKQIDVYRSVVCPILDEVIMGYNCTIFAYGQTGTGKTFTMEGERSPNGTYTWEEDPLAGIIPRTLHQIFEKLTDNGTEFSVKVSLLEIYNEELFDLLNPSSDVSERLQMFDDPRNKRGVIIKGLEEITVHNKDEVYQILEKGAAKRTTAATLMNAYSSRSHSVFSVTIHMKETTIDGEELVKIGKLNLVDLAGSENIGRSGAVDKRAREAGNINQSLLTLGRVITALVERTPHVPYRESKLTRILQDSLGGRTRTSIIATISPASLNLEETLSTLEYAHRAKNILNKPEVNQKLTKKALIKEYTEEIERLKRDLAAAREKNGVYISEENFRAMNGKLTIQEEQIVELIEKIGAVEEELNRVTELFMDNKNELDQCKSDLQNKTQELETTQKHLQETKLQLVKEEYISSALESTEEKLHDTASKLLNTVKETTTDVSGLHSKLDRKKAIDQHNAEAQDIFGKNLNSLFNDMEELIKDGSSKQKAMLEVHKTLFGNLMSSSVSALDTITTVALGSLTSVPENVSTHISQISNMILEEQSLAAETKTVLQKFINEFSTGILSSLETILKPAVVHILEINSQLKHSFKTSLTVADKIEDQKKEMDGFLSTLCNNLHELQENTVSSLIESQTLCENLSEDLNTIKQSHSQELCQLINLWAERFCTLEEKCKNIQKPLKNVQENTEQKSKDIIKKTTFHSKKFGTNSDGLSQELRHFNQKGRKLVEESVKHCDTLSSNLEKIFQETEQRCKSLTTSTACFSEQWVSCLNKREEELQNMLEVVNQCCETSSSEITEKLSGHKEANENQHNIFLGQITTDEKQLIEQSLELNESIKIGLSKLNCFLQQDLKLDIPTGTTPQRKNYSYPSTLVRTKPREQLLDQLKKNQPELLMMTGCSENNKEENNQDMDEEKTVLVQYIEEPLNQEPSIDTSVDCSSSGGVPFFQHKKSHGKDKENKGFNPVERSKVEESTENSVTKSRLPLRAQINI; from the exons aCCATTTAATTTGGCAGAGCGGAAAGTTAATGCCCATTCAGTAGTGGAGTGTGATCACGTTCGAAAAGAAGTTAGTGTACGAACTGGAGGATTGGCTGATAAGAGTTCAAGGAAGACATATACTTTTGACATG GTTTTTGGAGCATCTACTAAACAAATCGATGTTTACCGCAGTGTTGTTTGTCCAATTCTGGATGAAGTTATTATGGGCTATAATTGTACTATCTTTGC GTATGGCCAAACTGGTACTGGAAAAACCTTTACTATGGAAGGTGAAAGGTCACCTAATGGAACATATACCTGGGAGGAG GATCCTTTGGCTGGTATAATTCCTCGAACCCTTCATCAAATTTTTGAGAAACTTACTGATAATGGTACTGAATTTTCAGTCAAAGTGTCCCTGTTGGAAATCTATAATGAAGAACTTTTTGATCTTCTTAATCCATCTTCTGATGTTTCTGAGAGACTACAGATGTTTGATGATCCCCGCAACAAG AGGGGAGTGATAATCAAAGGTTTAGAAGAAATTACTGTACATAACAAGGATGAAGTCTATCAAATTTTAGAGAAGGGGGCAGCAAAAAGAACAACTGCAGCAACTTTGATGAATGCATACTCTAG TCGTTCCCACTCAGTTTTCTCTGTTACAATACATATGAAAGAAACTACAATTGACGGAGAAGAACTTGTTAAAATTGGAAAGTTGAACTTG gttGATCTTGCAGGAAGTGAAAACATTGGTCGATCTGGAGCAGTTGACAAGAGAGCTCGGGAAGCTGGAAATATCAATCAATCTCTGTTGACTTTGGGAAGAGTTATTACTGCTCTTGTAGAAAGAACACCTCATGTTCCTTATCGAGAATCTAAACTAACTAGAATCCTCCAAGATTCTCTAGGGGGCCGAACAAGAACATCTATCATTGCAACAATTTCTCCTGCATCTCTCAATCTTGAG GAAACTCTGAGTACACTGGAATATGCTCATCGAGCAAAAAACATATTGAATAAGCCTGAAGTTAATCAGAAACTCACCAAAAAAGCTCTTATTAAG GAATATACAGAAGAGATAGAGCGTCTGAAACGAGATCTTGCTGCAGCTCGTGAGAAAAATGGAGTATAcatttctgaagaaaattttaG agCCATGAATGGAAAATTAACTATTCAAGAAGAACAAATTGTAGAATTGATTGAAAAAATTGGTGCTGTTGAGGAGGAACTAAATAGG GTTACAGAGTTATTTATGgataataaaaatgaacttgACCAATGTAAATCTGACCTGCAAAATAAGACACAGGAACTTGAAACCACTCAAAAACATTTGCAAGAAACTAAATTACAACTTGTTAAAGAAGAATATATCTCATCAGCTTTGGAAAGTACTGAAGAGAAACTTCATGATACTGCCAGCAAG ttgCTCAACACAGTTAAAGAAACAACAACAGATGTATCTGGTCTCCATTCCAAACTGGATCGTAAGAAGGCAATTGACCAACATAATGCAGAAGCTCAGGATATTTTTGGCAAAAACCTGAATAGTCTATTTAATGATATGGAGGAATTAATTAAGGATGGCAGCTCAAAACAAAAGGCCATGCTAGAAGTTCACAAGACTTTGTTTG GAAATCTGATGTCTTCTAGTGTCTCTGCATTAGACACTATTACTACAGTAGCACTTGGATCTCTCACATCTGTTCCAGAAAATGTGTCGAcacatatttctcaaatttctaaTATGATATTAGAAGAACAATCATTAGCAGCAGAAACTAAAACTGTACTGCAGAAATTTATT aatGAATTTTCAACTGGCATTCTAAGTTCACTGGAGACAATTTTAAAACCTGCTGTGGTGCATATATTGGAGATCAATAGTCAACTGAAGCATAGTTTCAAGACTTCATTGACAGTGGCTGATAAG atAGAAGATCAGAAAAAAGAGATGGATGGCTTTCTCAGTACATTGTGTAACAATCTACATGAACTACAAGAAAATACAGTTTCCTCCTTGATTGAATCACAGACACTTTGTGAAAACTTAAGTGAAGACCTGAATACCataaaacaatcccattcacag GAGCTTTGCCAGTTAATCAATCTTTGGGCAGAGAGATTCTGTACTTTGGAGGAAAAGTGTAAAAACATCCAGAAACCACTCAAGAATGTCCAAGAAAATACAGAGCA gaaaTCTAAGGatataatcaagaaaacaacTTTTCACAGTAAAAAATTTGGTACTAATTCCGATGGTTTGTCTCAAGAACTCAGACATTTTAACCAAAAAGGTAGAAAATTGGTTGAAGAGTCTGTGAAACACTGTGATACACTCAGTAGTAAcctggaaaaaatatttcaagagacTGAACAGAGATGCAAGTCTCTGACTACAAGCACAGCTTGTTTTTCTGAACAGTGGGTATCTTGCTTAAATAAAAGGGAAGAGGAACTCCAGAACATGTTGGAG GTTGTAAACCAATGTTGTGAGACTTCAAGTTCAGAGATCACTGAAAAATTAAGTGGACATAAAGAAGCTAATGAGAACCAACATAATATTTTTCTTGGTCAGATAACTACTGATGAAAAGCAGTTGATAGAACAAAGTCTAGAGCTTAATGAAAGTATAAAAATTGGTTTATCTAAGCTTaattgctttctgcaacaggatCTGAAACTGGATATCCCGACAG GCACAACACCACAGAGAAAGAATTATTCATACCCATCAACATTAGTAAGAACCAAACCACGTGAACAGCTCCTTGATCAGCTGAAAAAGAATCAGCCTGAGCTGTTAATGATGACGGGTTGttcagaaaacaataaagaagaaaataatcag GACATGGATGAAGAAAAGACGGTTCTGGTGCAATACATTGAAGAACCTCTAAATCAAGAGCCATCTATAGATACCAGTGTGGATTGTTCTTCAAGTGGTGGGGTTCCGTTTTTCCAG CATAAAAAATCACatggaaaagacaaagaaaacaaaggctTTAACCCAGTGGAGAGGTCTAAAGTGGAAGAATCTACAGAGAactctgttacaaagagcagattacCATTACGAGCCCAGATAAATATTTAG
- the LOC101978706 gene encoding large ribosomal subunit protein eL36 produces MALRYSTAVGLNKGHKVTKKVSKLRHSRRHGHTRFVRDMIQEVCGFAPYQHWAMELLKVSKDKGALKFIKKRVGTHIRAKRKREKPSNVLAAMRKAAAKKD; encoded by the coding sequence ATGGCTCTGCGCTACTCCACGGCCGTAGGCCTCAACAAGGGCCACAAGGTGACCAAGAAAGTGAGCAAGCTGAGGCACAGCCGCCGCCACGGGCACACCAGGTTCGTGCGGGACATGATCCAGGAGGTGTGTGGCTTTGCCCCCTATCAGCATTGGGCCATGGAGCTGCTCAAGGTCTCCAAGGACAAAGGGGCCCTCAAGTTCATCAAGAAAAGAGTGGGAACACACATTCGGGCCAAGAGGAAGCGAGAGAAGCCGAGCAACGTCCTGGCCGCCATGAGAAAGGCAGCTGCCAAGAAGGACTGA